A portion of the Cryptomeria japonica chromosome 5, Sugi_1.0, whole genome shotgun sequence genome contains these proteins:
- the LOC131041842 gene encoding receptor-like protein 7, translating to MIIVPSMAVATPKLTIITVFLIIFFTNPFVCFCRCPLQESEALLSLNFTSIPTYLGTKWTNETDCCEWGGITCDQNKSHVEGISVHDSGIDTSDSGVILDSLCKLPFLTDIDLQEISTSLTAISIPSCVGDLHYLQYLMIRDSGLSGVIPLSICMLINLTYLNLGENQLSGSLPFCLNNLSSLSLLSLSNNRLSGQIPFTWGNLPLLELLDVSFNQLSGTLPLSFSGLSSLTILYAHGNKFNESSPSWALPSSIGSLSLSLNQEITISETFFHNLSNLQEFFLFNCTLNISTSWIPNFQLSELQLVSCQMGGQIPPWISTQFSLESLTLANNGLAGEIPAWLWAMTSLYNLNLSRNHLQGPLFPNGQISIMSILDVSSNALCGHLPSVWPKSRWPPSPSDDPVIWGNPLILMLNDNLFTGNIPPGLCNASVGVKLSLENNKLDGMIPWCLIDEGSSIQNLNLGGNNLEGRMPHGLIVSSHIMSLVLKNNQLTGAFLPSFTIDIISGRYPALQVLDIGHNKFTGHLPKSIGNISSLRVLVMKDNQFNGNILTEIGELNQLQILDLSSNNLSGSIPHNIVLLRAMAVAREDGYQLQSEQELGVDGYSLVSSLGGLDMTSKGTELYYPYILSTLTGIDLSNNQLNGDVPLDFGKLKGLRFLNLSMNHLSGIIPHSLGDMSQLESLDLSSNHLSGDIPSELQSLSYLAYLNLSKNSLSGNIPQGGQMITFENTSYSGNPNLDGCPLPKNCSWPKFATPPPVSIAEHKDEEESEQIPWYQIGVGWSYGAGFLIVVVVLLSVSERWRKKYFKGVDNTLMFLFPFLHNRRL from the coding sequence ATGATTATCGTTCCTTCAATGGCTGTGGCTACACCTAAGTTAACTATCATTACTGTGTTCTTAATCATCTTCTTCACCAACCCATTTGTATGTTTCTGCAGATGCCCATTGCAAGAATCTGAAGCTCTTCTTTCCTTAAACTTCACCTCCATTCCGACCTATCTTGGTACTAAATGGACAAATGAAACGGACTGCTGCGAGTGGGGTGGCATTACATGCGATCAGAACAAGAGCCATGTAGAGGGGATAAGTGTACACGACTCAGGAATAGATACATCCGACTCTGGAGTCATATTGGATAGCCTGTGCAAGCTTCCGTTCCTTACAGATATAGACTTACAGGAGATTAGCACAAGTCTAACTGCAATTAGTATTCCTTCCTGCGTGGGAGATCTCCATTATCTTCAGTATCTAATGATACGGGACAGTGGCTTGAGTGGTGTAATACCACTTAGTATTTGTATGCTCATAAATCTCACTTATCTTAATCTTGGAGAGAATCAACTGAGTGGAAGCTTGCCATTTTGtctcaacaatctttcttctttgagTCTTCTCTCCCTTTCAAATAACCGATTAAGTGGCCAAATCCCATTTACATGGGGCAATCTCCCATTGCTTGAGCTCTTAGATGTTTCCTTCAACCAATTGAGTGGGACTCTTCCCTTGTCATTTTCAGGGCTGTCCTCCCTTACTATCCTCTACGCCCATGGAAATAAATTCAATGAGAGTAGTCCTTCTTGGGCCTTACCATCCTCTATAGgaagtctctccctctcactaAACCAAGAAATCACAATTTCAGAGACTTTTTTCCATAACCTTAGCAATttacaagaattttttttattcaaCTGCACACTAAATATTAGTACATCCTGGATTCCTAACTTCCAGCTCTCCGAGTTACAACTTGTCTCATGTCAGATGGGTGGCCAAATTCCACCATGGATTTCAACTCAGTTCTCGTTAGAATCCTTGACATTAGCTAACAACGGTCTTGCTGGAGAAATTCCCGCTTGGCTATGGGCTATGACTTCCTTATATAATCTAAATCTTTCACGGAATCATCTGCAAGGACCCCTGTTTCCAAATGGTCAGATTTCTATTATGTCAATCTTAGATGTATCTAGCAATGCATTATGTGGACACTTACCTTCCGTTTGGCCAAAAAGTAGATGGCCTCCCTCGCCTTCAGACGACCCAGTAATTTGGGGAAATCCTCTTATATTGATGCTCAATGACAATTTGTTTACCGGCAATATTCCTCCAGGCTTGTGCAATGCGTCTGTAGGTGTGAAGTTAAGTCTTGAAAACAACAAGCTGGATGGCATGATTCCTTGGTGTTTAATCGACGAGGGATCATCAATTCAAAACTTAAATTTGGGAGGTAATAATCTTGAGGGAAGGATGCCTCATGGTCTAATCGTCTCGTCTCACATCATGTCCTTGGTGCTAAAAAATAATCAGCTCACCGGAGCCTTCCTTCCCTCATTTACCATTGATATCATATCGGGAAGATATCCAGCTTTGCAAGTACTTGATATTGGGCACAACAAATTCACTGGACATCTTCCAAAGTCAATTGGGAATATTTCATCTCTTCGAGTGCTGGTGATGAAGGACAACCAGTTCAATGGTAACATTCTTACCGAAATTGGCGAGTTGAATCAGCTCCAGATCTTAGACCTTTCGTCCAACAACTTATCAGGTTCTATTCCACACAACATTGTATTGTTACGAGCGATGGCTGTAGCAAGAGAGGATGGCTATCAGTTGCAGAGTGAACAGGAATTAGGTGTGGATGGCTATTCGTTGGTGTCTTCTCTTGGTGGACTGGATATGACTTCAAAAGGTACAGAGCTATACTACCCATATATTCTTTCCACACTCACTGGCATAGATCTTTCCAACAATCAATTGAATGGAGATGTTCCTCTTGATTTTGGAAAGTTGAAGGGCTTGAGGTTTCTGAATCTATCCATGAACCATCTTAGTGGAATAATTCCACATAGTTTGGGGGATATGAGTCAACTGGAATCACTGGACCTTTCTTCTAACCATCTTTCAGGAGATATTCCTTCAGAGCTTCAATCTCTGAGTTATTTGGCATATTTAAATTTGTCCAAAAATAGTCTTTCTGGAAATATACCGCAAGGAGGACAGATGATCACATTTGAAAATACATCATATTCTGGAAATCCAAATTTGGACGGATGCCCACTTCCAAAGAATTGCTCATGGCCTAAATTTGCAACTCCTCCTCCTGTAAGCATTGCTGAACATAAAGATGAAGAGGAGAGCGAGCAGATTCCCTGGTATCAGATTGGAGTAGGATGGTCATATGGAGCAGGTTTTCTGATTGTTGTAGTGGTATTGCTTTCAGTAAGCGAAAGGTGGAGAAAGAAATACTTCAAAGGGGTTGATAATACTTTGATGTTTCTGTTTCCTTTCCTACATAATAGGAGATTATGA